A stretch of DNA from Methanolinea mesophila:
CTGCTCGAATCTTCCGGCGCGAACCAGGCACCTCCCGAGAGTGATCCACACCGGCACCGCAGCGGGGTGCAGATCGAGTGCGATGGAGTAACATTCGGCAGCCTCGTCGTACTTCCCCTCTTGGAAGAGGGCATCTCCCTTCCCCGTCCAGGCATCCACGTAGGTCCGGTTTTCGGCGAGCACGTGGTCAAAGTACGGAACTGCATCACGGGATCGCCCCAGCCGGGTGAGACACCTGCCAATCCCCACCCATGCGTCGGGAAGCGCCGGGTCGACTTTTTGGTCCCGTTCGAACCAGGTGAGGGCCTCTTCATACTTACCCAGGTGTTCCAGGCAGATCGCTTTTCCTGCCATAGCCTCGGAGTTTTTCGGGGCGAAGGCAAGTATACGGTCGTAATACCCGAGCGCCTCCTCGTAACGGCCCATGCGTTCGAGGCTTATCGCGATCCCGGACAGGGCGGACAGGCTCTTCTGATCCTTACCAAGCACCCGGGTGAAGGAGAGGATCGCCTCCTCGTGGTGCCCGCCGAACAGAAGCCCCTCTCCGCGGACCAGGTCCGGGTCCTCGGGCGCACTCCGGAATCGTGAAAACAGCGACATTCTTGTGCCCGGGTCGTTACGGAACCCTTGCGGCGGCGGATACTTTAACGTATGCAATGAGGCCGGTCCGGCCGGAAATCCGGCAGGGGCCGAATAGAGGGCGGACTCCGTGGTATCGTGACCATGACTGTACAACACTTCCCGGTCCGCTATAACCTCCAGGTTCAATAAATTCAAATAGGATGGAAATACTTCCCCTGCTATCGATGGTCCGGATCCCCACGCCGGCCCGGTACCAAGGTGGAGGGAAGACGACCCTCCGGAGGGGGCTCCTGCCAGGCTCCCGCCGGGGATCGTATTCCCTGCTGCCGGGCACGTGCCGGGGTCCACCCGACCTGAGATGCCGTCGCCGGGACGAGATGATCCCTGACCAGGAGGGCAACTGCAGCACCATCCACCCCCCGGTGATGACCACACACCACCCTCGTCACCATCAATGGCCGCCGGTACACCCGCTCGAGTCCTCTGGGTGGCGGCCATTGACCGATTCATATTCTTCCGGAGGGAATACACACCCGTCCGGGTCACCCCGCCGGTATGCCTGACGCTGCTTCCGTCTCCTGAAAAATCCGGTTCGTATAACCGCCCGGTTCAAAAAATTCAAATACCTCCGGCCGGTGTTCTTGTATAATGGCCTGAAATCCGGTTCCGCCGGGTGCCAGGCGGGAAGAGCAGGGCTCCGGGACCCCCTCCCGGCTCTGCACCACGCTCTTCTTTCCTGGCAGCCCGGTGGATCGTTCCGGCCAGACCGAGAGGGGATGCGGGGGGAACAATAACCCTCTTTATGGCACACGCACCTTTGCCCACCACCTTGTTACCTCTCCCCGGATCCCCACACCGCCAGAGACTACCTGATGTATACCTGTTCAACGCATAGTGGAACTGCTATTCATCCCGCGGGATCCGTGATGTTCCAGGACAGCACGGGAGACGTCACACCATGCAGCCCCGCGAATGCGACCCGACAGGCCGTGTGCGGAACCACGGCTTTGGGAAAAGAGCGTGATCAACATCCTTACCACGTGACATTCCTGGAAGCTTCGCCCCTGCCACTGTTCCAGCCCCCGGAGCGATATCTCCTGCAGTAATGTACCCTGGCAAATATCGCTCAATATGAAATAAATAAAAGGATCCCGGACTTCCCACGTTCAGGCGTATCCTGTCGGGGCGCAGCAGCGGCCGGGCGAAGCCCCGGAGCGTCATATGCCATGGAGTTCTTTTCTTCAACTACCCTTAGTGAAGCCCTGAATAGTGTGGCATATACGAATGAAATCGAGGATGTCAACAGAGTGTAAATGAGAAAAAGTTAGAGGGCTCCCTGCCCGGAGAGTACCGGCGTCGGCTCGGGGGTTGCTCCCGGCGGGAGGGGGACCACGTTGACCGTCACGCTCGACACCACGGGCGGTGAGAGCGGGGTGTGGTCGTTGTTCACCAGTTCGACCGAGAAGGTGTGCTTCCCGGGGGTCACGTTCGTCCAGAGATAATAGGCGTAGGGAGTGGGCACGTAGGTGCCTGCGGCCGTTATTGCCGGCTGCCCGGGTGTCGTGGGCGCGTCGACATCCATGAAGTAGTGGAGGTGCCCTTCACCGGCGACGTTCGATTTGCCCAGTTCGCTCACAAGGTCGAAGTTCTTCACCCAGGCAGTAACTATCACGTTGGTCCCTTCTACTGTTCCACCCTCTGCCGGCCTTGCGATTCCCAGCTGCGGCGCTGCGCCCGGGGTGCCCAGATCGAAGGCCACCACCGACGGTGCGGATCCCGATCCCACCGGCCAGATAAGATAGTTTCCTGCCGCTGCGGGCCAGGCATTAATGAGACCGGGTGCCTGGTGGGTCCAGAGGATCTTCCCGGTATCCTTGTTTACGGCGTAGATCATGCCATCGAAGGTCGCGGTGAAGACCAGGTCGTTCACGACCGTTACCCCCGAGAAGATCTCCGAGTCGAAGTTCCGCTCCCAGAGGATCTTCCCTGTGTCCACCTGAATCGCGGTCAGGTTGCTGGTCCCCTGGCCGTAGGGCTGGAGCCCGCCGCCCGGCGGGAAGGAGATATAGGGTGCCCAGTTCGCGTAGAGGTTGTTCGTCCCGGTATAGACCACCCCGTCGGCATACGCCATGGGAGTTTCGATCCCTCCCTGGTAACCGGGATAGACGATGACGGTCTCGTTAGGGAGGTTTACCAGGTTGTCGTTTAAGTGAATCCCCACCTGGGTGACCCAGAGGATCGCCCCGGTGTCACGGTTGAACGCGAAGACCCGTCCCCACTTGCCGCCGCCGATGGCGATCTCCTGGGTGACCCCGTTGATGTTCGCGGTGGTCAGGATGGGGGAGAGCTGGAAGTCCATGTCGGTATTGTCGTGGGCGATGGTCTGGGTGTACCACTGGAGCTTCCCGTTGTTATCGAGGGTGACGAGCGAGTCGCAGTACAAATTGTTCCCCGGCCTGGATGCCCCGTTGGGGTATTCGGGCGTACCTGCAAAGGGTGCAGGGTTCCCGGTGCCCCAGAAGGAGTTCCCGGTGTTCACGTCGATGGATGCCGGGAACCAGCAGCCTCCTCCGCTGTTCAGCTCGGGGTGGCCCCAGAAGTCGGGCGACTGGATGGTGTTGAACTGCCAGAGGACTTTGCCGGTCTGCTGGTCGAGGGCGTAGATGATCCCTGCTGCACCTGCACGGTAGCCCTGGGGGGTTGTGGAGATGAGCACCTTGCCATCGTAGACAGTGGGCTGGTCGAGGATCCCGATGGGGGCACCGAAGGAGAGGTTGGTGGTCCAGAGTTTGTCCCCTGTCTTTGCATCGACGGCCGATACGCTCGTGGGGTTGCTCGCCCCGAAGACCTTACCGTAACCGACTGCCGGGCCGTTCGGGCCCACCACGCCGGTGGAGTCAAAGGTGGTCATCCACGTGATCGCGCCGGTATCCCGGTCGATGGCAAAGAGCCGTCCAAGGAGGTCCTGGAAGTACACGGTGTTTCCCATGATCAGGGGGTTTGTCGATGCCCCGCCGAAGACTCCCGATGCGGTGATGG
This window harbors:
- a CDS encoding outer membrane protein assembly factor BamB family protein — encoded protein: MRTRVVFSLLLLLVAGAFILCAGCTQNPGGGAATPTPTTGPSAGAGSVPSEVTQYAKDWPLPMRDYESTRWTTDSAISSATVQNLEVAWMMPITASGVFGGASTNPLIMGNTVYFQDLLGRLFAIDRDTGAITWMTTFDSTGVVGPNGPAVGYGKVFGASNPTSVSAVDAKTGDKLWTTNLSFGAPIGILDQPTVYDGKVLISTTPQGYRAGAAGIIYALDQQTGKVLWQFNTIQSPDFWGHPELNSGGGCWFPASIDVNTGNSFWGTGNPAPFAGTPEYPNGASRPGNNLYCDSLVTLDNNGKLQWYTQTIAHDNTDMDFQLSPILTTANINGVTQEIAIGGGKWGRVFAFNRDTGAILWVTQVGIHLNDNLVNLPNETVIVYPGYQGGIETPMAYADGVVYTGTNNLYANWAPYISFPPGGGLQPYGQGTSNLTAIQVDTGKILWERNFDSEIFSGVTVVNDLVFTATFDGMIYAVNKDTGKILWTHQAPGLINAWPAAAGNYLIWPVGSGSAPSVVAFDLGTPGAAPQLGIARPAEGGTVEGTNVIVTAWVKNFDLVSELGKSNVAGEGHLHYFMDVDAPTTPGQPAITAAGTYVPTPYAYYLWTNVTPGKHTFSVELVNNDHTPLSPPVVSSVTVNVVPLPPGATPEPTPVLSGQGAL
- a CDS encoding tetratricopeptide repeat protein, with translation MSLFSRFRSAPEDPDLVRGEGLLFGGHHEEAILSFTRVLGKDQKSLSALSGIAISLERMGRYEEALGYYDRILAFAPKNSEAMAGKAICLEHLGKYEEALTWFERDQKVDPALPDAWVGIGRCLTRLGRSRDAVPYFDHVLAENRTYVDAWTGKGDALFQEGKYDEAAECYSIALDLHPAAVPVWITLGRCLVRAGRFEQALFCFDRSLSLEPSNTLAWFERGLCLAGWRRNEEAVHSYDRVIALDPSCGAAWYEKGRSLDILGDEDQALACYEHARSLGYYEFESKVRYHFIEGYTLY